Proteins from a single region of Streptomyces vinaceus:
- a CDS encoding response regulator, with product MIRVLIADDQPLVRRGLALILAPDPAFEVVGEAEDGARAVALAHELRPDVVVMDIRMPVLDGVQATEELARTRPESRVLALSTFDMDEYVVAALRAGAYGFLPKDISPEELIAAVHTVHTGEAAVAPRLLTRLISTYVRSPARPRPAPTAPNGLTPRELEIWQLLASGLDNAEIAGSLEISVSTVKNHITGVFTKLGVRDRAQAVIAAYESGLVAAGHRNG from the coding sequence ATGATCCGTGTGCTCATAGCCGACGACCAGCCTCTGGTACGGCGGGGCCTTGCCCTGATCCTGGCGCCCGACCCGGCGTTCGAGGTGGTGGGCGAGGCCGAGGACGGCGCCCGGGCGGTCGCGCTGGCGCACGAGCTGCGCCCCGATGTGGTCGTCATGGACATCCGGATGCCGGTCCTCGACGGGGTCCAGGCCACCGAGGAGCTGGCGCGGACGCGGCCCGAATCCCGCGTCCTGGCCCTCAGCACCTTCGACATGGACGAGTACGTGGTCGCCGCCCTGCGCGCCGGCGCGTACGGGTTCCTCCCCAAGGACATCTCGCCGGAGGAGCTCATCGCCGCGGTCCACACGGTCCACACGGGGGAGGCCGCCGTCGCGCCCCGCCTGCTCACCCGGCTGATCTCCACGTACGTACGGTCCCCCGCGCGCCCGCGCCCGGCGCCGACGGCCCCGAACGGGCTCACGCCCCGCGAGCTGGAGATCTGGCAGCTGCTCGCGAGCGGGCTCGACAACGCGGAGATCGCCGGGAGCCTGGAGATCAGCGTCTCCACGGTCAAGAACCACATCACCGGCGTCTTCACGAAGCTGGGCGTCCGCGACCGCGCCCAGGCCGTCATCGCGGCCTACGAATCGGGCCTGGTGGCCGCGGGACACCGCAACGGCTGA
- a CDS encoding sensor histidine kinase: protein MPIRSGGRTGDDGAKARGPVFDWTRNDALVAIGAAVNDLIGYSLGAADDGRPLTVRALVLVVLAAPCLLARRSRPVTVLCAVLALGAALNLTTPQGPHFSAAYMVALYTVTRLRGPVVTAAAAVATVPVTVISGGYGDPSVLTGLLGNTVAVVLVVGTGLVVRRWQRDAEAKRTLLADRAVAEERRRIARELHDIVAHHITTMQLMAGGARANLAHDPDVAREALVTLEGSGRMALREMRQLLDVLRAGEEPEQAPAAPQPGTGDLDRIIAESRLAGTPTEFTVRGAARPLPPTVGLTVFRIVQEALTNARKHAVGARAHVRLTYGPDGVEVEVRDDGAGGARPAASRAGGARTGASRTATGSGYGLIGMRERVALQGGTLETGSCDGGGFRVAARLPAGDPGGQREDCRG, encoded by the coding sequence ATGCCGATACGCAGTGGGGGCCGTACGGGCGACGACGGGGCGAAGGCGCGCGGGCCGGTCTTCGACTGGACCCGCAATGACGCGCTCGTGGCCATCGGGGCGGCCGTGAACGACCTGATCGGCTATTCGCTCGGCGCGGCGGACGACGGCCGGCCCCTCACCGTGCGGGCCCTCGTCCTCGTCGTCCTCGCCGCGCCCTGCCTGCTGGCCCGCCGGTCCAGGCCGGTGACCGTGCTGTGCGCGGTCCTCGCGCTCGGCGCCGCGCTGAACCTGACCACCCCGCAGGGCCCGCACTTCTCGGCCGCCTACATGGTCGCGCTCTACACCGTGACCCGCCTGCGCGGTCCAGTGGTCACGGCGGCCGCCGCCGTGGCGACCGTACCGGTCACGGTGATCAGCGGCGGCTACGGTGACCCGTCCGTCCTGACCGGCCTGCTCGGCAACACGGTCGCGGTGGTGCTCGTCGTCGGCACCGGGCTGGTGGTGCGGCGCTGGCAACGGGACGCCGAGGCGAAGCGCACCCTGCTGGCGGACCGGGCGGTGGCCGAGGAACGGCGGCGCATCGCACGCGAGTTGCACGACATCGTCGCGCACCACATCACCACCATGCAGCTGATGGCCGGCGGCGCCCGCGCCAACCTCGCGCACGACCCGGACGTGGCCCGCGAGGCGCTGGTCACGCTGGAGGGCTCCGGGCGCATGGCGCTGCGCGAGATGCGCCAGCTCCTGGACGTCCTGCGGGCCGGGGAGGAACCGGAGCAGGCCCCTGCGGCGCCGCAGCCCGGGACCGGGGACCTCGACCGGATCATCGCCGAGTCCCGGCTCGCCGGCACGCCCACCGAGTTCACCGTGCGGGGCGCCGCCCGGCCGCTGCCGCCGACCGTCGGCCTGACGGTGTTCCGGATCGTCCAGGAGGCCCTGACCAATGCGCGCAAGCACGCGGTCGGCGCCCGTGCGCACGTACGGCTGACGTACGGGCCGGACGGCGTCGAGGTGGAGGTACGGGACGACGGCGCGGGCGGCGCCCGGCCCGCGGCCTCACGCGCGGGGGGCGCGCGGACGGGGGCTTCGCGGACCGCAACCGGCAGCGGGTACGGTCTGATCGGAATGCGGGAACGCGTCGCGCTGCAAGGCGGCACCCTGGAAACCGGCTCGTGCGACGGCGGCGGTTTCAGGGTGGCGGCCAGGCTCCCGGCGGGCGACCCGGGGGGACAGCGAGAGGACTGCCGCGGATGA